The following are from one region of the Actinoplanes sp. L3-i22 genome:
- a CDS encoding ABC transporter, whose protein sequence is MARPANKENGITTASVAPPPAVGRLAAALNRLHTALGTVSYPLVLPSADEARRVGSALLAQLDDYLIPRLSRLDAPLLVVVGGSTGAGKSTLVNSLIQEPVTTSGVLRPTTRSPVLVAHPENLGWFEQPHLLPGLIRTVKTSDDPNSLQIVGARGIGPGLALLDAPDVDSVVDHNRKLAAQLLAAADLWLFVTTAARYADAVPWELLKTARLRGTVIALVLDRVPLDAAAEISTHLGEMLTEHDLGAAPLFVLPESELDARGMLPAPVIQPMRQWFAQLSADPQARDAVARQTLNGALAALVPVVAGLAEAAEDQTRAAQALDERVEAAYRAAKQTVRDGLQDGRLLRGEVLARWQEFVGTGEFIRALESRVGAIRDKFIAAVTGRPEPSRNLQIALESQLVTLLRGVAADAAEQAWASWQQHPAGAALLLPELKSASPGLPERADRMVRDWQKWVLDLVRRESGDKRSVARGTAYAVNGAGLAVMIAVFTATAFIPTGLEVAVGAGTTVAAQKVLEAVFGDQAIRTLAARARTELVARFDELLDAEAARYAKRTAAVRLEAEPGTLLRRAAAEVESARKDIALTGSGS, encoded by the coding sequence TTGGCCCGTCCCGCGAACAAGGAGAACGGCATCACCACCGCATCGGTCGCACCCCCACCCGCCGTGGGCAGGCTCGCGGCGGCACTGAACCGGCTGCACACCGCACTCGGCACGGTTTCGTACCCGTTGGTGCTGCCCTCCGCCGACGAGGCCAGGCGCGTCGGATCCGCCCTCCTCGCCCAACTCGACGACTATCTGATCCCCCGCCTGTCCCGGCTCGACGCGCCACTGCTCGTGGTGGTCGGCGGGTCCACCGGCGCCGGCAAGTCGACGCTGGTCAACAGCCTGATCCAGGAGCCGGTGACGACGTCCGGCGTGCTGCGGCCGACCACCCGCTCGCCGGTGCTGGTCGCGCACCCGGAAAATCTCGGCTGGTTCGAGCAGCCACATCTGCTGCCCGGGCTGATCCGCACGGTCAAGACCAGTGACGATCCGAACTCGCTGCAGATCGTCGGGGCCCGCGGCATCGGCCCCGGCCTGGCCCTGCTGGACGCGCCGGACGTGGACTCGGTGGTCGACCACAACCGCAAGCTCGCCGCCCAGCTGCTGGCCGCGGCCGACCTGTGGCTGTTCGTCACCACCGCGGCGCGGTACGCCGACGCGGTGCCCTGGGAGCTGCTCAAGACCGCCCGTCTGCGCGGCACGGTGATCGCCCTGGTGCTGGACCGGGTGCCGCTGGACGCGGCCGCCGAGATCTCCACGCACCTGGGCGAGATGCTGACCGAGCACGACCTCGGCGCGGCCCCGCTGTTCGTGCTGCCGGAGAGCGAGCTGGACGCCCGCGGCATGCTGCCGGCCCCGGTGATCCAGCCGATGCGGCAGTGGTTCGCCCAGCTCTCGGCGGACCCGCAGGCCCGGGACGCGGTGGCCCGGCAGACCCTCAACGGGGCGCTGGCCGCCCTGGTCCCGGTGGTGGCCGGCCTGGCCGAGGCGGCCGAGGACCAGACCCGCGCGGCCCAGGCGCTGGACGAGCGGGTCGAGGCGGCGTACCGGGCGGCCAAGCAGACCGTCCGGGACGGCCTGCAGGACGGCCGGCTGCTCCGCGGCGAGGTGCTGGCCCGCTGGCAGGAGTTCGTCGGCACCGGCGAGTTCATCCGGGCCCTGGAGTCCCGGGTCGGCGCCATCCGCGACAAGTTCATCGCGGCGGTCACCGGCCGCCCCGAGCCCAGCCGCAACCTGCAGATCGCGCTGGAGTCCCAGCTGGTCACGCTGCTGCGCGGGGTCGCGGCGGACGCCGCCGAACAGGCCTGGGCGTCCTGGCAGCAGCACCCGGCCGGGGCGGCGCTGCTGCTCCCCGAGCTGAAGTCGGCCTCGCCCGGCCTGCCCGAGCGCGCCGACCGGATGGTCCGCGACTGGCAGAAGTGGGTGCTCGACCTGGTCCGGCGGGAGAGCGGCGACAAGCGCTCGGTCGCCCGCGGCACGGCGTACGCGGTGAACGGCGCCGGCCTGGCCGTGATGATCGCCGTGTTCACCGCGACCGCGTTCATCCCGACCGGCCTGGAGGTCGCGGTCGGCGCCGGCACCACGGTCGCCGCGCAGAAAGTGCTCGAGGCGGTCTTCGGGGACCAGGCGATCCGTACTCTTGCCGCGCGGGCCCGCACCGAGCTGGTCGCCCGTTTCGACGAACTGCTCGACGCCGAGGCCGCGCGCTACGCGAAACGGACCGCGGCCGTGCGGCTCGAGGCCGAACCCGGCACACTGTTGCGCCGAGCCGCCGCCGAGGTGGAGAGCGCCAGGAAGGACATCGCGTTGACCGGATCGGGGTCATGA
- the dnaK gene encoding molecular chaperone DnaK: protein MARAVGIDLGTTNSCVSVLEGGEPTVIANAEGSRTTPSIVAFARNGEVLVGEVAKRQAVTNPDRTIRSVKREVGTNWSIDIDGKKYTPQEISARVLMKLKRDAEAYLGEQIADAVITVPAYFNDAQRQATKEAGEIAGLNVLRIVNEPTAAALAYGLDKGTKEQTVLVFDLGGGTFDVSLLELGDGVIEVKSTSGDNHLGGDDWDQRIIDHLVKTFRGEHGIDLSQDKMALQRLREAAEKAKIELSAATTTSINLPYITAGANGPLHLDTSLSRAEFQRMTQDLLDRCKGPFESAIKDADVKLADIDHVILVGGSTRMPAVTELVQSLIGREPNKGVNPDEVVAVGAALQAGVLKGEVKDVLLLDVTPLSLGIETKGGIMHKLVERNTTIPAHRSEVYTTADDNQPSVLIQVYQGEREMAAYNKKLGTFELSGIAPAPRGVPQIEVSFDIDANGIVHVSAKDLGTGKEQKMTITGGSALPKEDIERMMRDAESHADDDKKRREDAESRNLAEQLQWQTEKFLAESGDKLPEDSKNKIGEALGELRGALGGTDIEKIKSAHERLSQVSQEAGSLLYSQSEAPQAGPAGEGAPGGATGAGPTAGGGDDVVDAEIVEDDKK from the coding sequence ATGGCACGTGCGGTCGGCATCGACCTCGGCACCACGAACTCCTGCGTCAGCGTTCTGGAAGGAGGCGAGCCCACCGTCATCGCCAACGCGGAGGGCTCCCGGACGACGCCGTCGATCGTGGCCTTCGCCCGCAACGGTGAGGTGCTCGTCGGCGAGGTCGCCAAGCGCCAGGCGGTGACGAACCCGGACCGGACGATTCGTTCGGTCAAGCGGGAGGTCGGCACCAACTGGTCGATTGACATCGACGGCAAGAAGTACACCCCGCAGGAGATCTCCGCGCGGGTGCTGATGAAGCTCAAGCGCGATGCCGAGGCGTACCTCGGTGAGCAGATCGCGGACGCGGTCATCACCGTCCCGGCGTATTTCAACGACGCGCAGCGTCAGGCGACCAAGGAGGCCGGCGAGATCGCCGGTCTGAACGTCCTGCGGATCGTGAACGAGCCGACCGCGGCCGCCCTGGCCTACGGCCTGGACAAGGGCACCAAGGAGCAGACCGTCCTGGTCTTCGACCTCGGCGGCGGCACCTTCGACGTCTCCCTGCTGGAGCTGGGCGACGGCGTCATCGAGGTCAAGTCGACCTCCGGTGACAACCACCTCGGTGGCGACGACTGGGACCAGCGGATCATCGATCACCTGGTCAAGACGTTCCGCGGTGAGCACGGCATCGACCTGTCCCAGGACAAGATGGCCCTGCAGCGTCTGCGCGAGGCCGCCGAGAAGGCCAAGATCGAGCTGTCCGCGGCGACCACCACCAGCATCAACCTGCCGTACATCACGGCCGGGGCGAACGGCCCGCTGCACCTGGACACGTCGCTGTCCCGGGCCGAGTTCCAGCGCATGACGCAGGACCTGCTCGACCGGTGCAAGGGCCCGTTCGAGTCCGCGATCAAGGACGCCGACGTCAAGCTCGCCGACATCGACCACGTCATCCTGGTCGGTGGCTCGACGCGGATGCCGGCCGTCACCGAGCTGGTGCAGAGCCTGATCGGCCGCGAGCCGAACAAGGGCGTCAACCCGGACGAGGTCGTCGCCGTCGGCGCCGCGCTGCAGGCCGGCGTGCTCAAGGGCGAGGTCAAGGACGTCCTGCTGCTCGATGTCACCCCGCTGTCGCTGGGCATCGAGACCAAGGGCGGCATCATGCACAAGCTGGTGGAGCGCAACACCACCATCCCGGCGCACCGCTCCGAGGTCTACACCACGGCGGACGACAACCAGCCCTCCGTGCTGATCCAGGTCTACCAGGGCGAGCGCGAGATGGCCGCCTACAACAAGAAGCTCGGCACCTTCGAGCTCTCCGGCATCGCGCCCGCGCCGCGTGGCGTGCCGCAGATCGAGGTCTCCTTCGACATCGACGCGAACGGCATCGTGCACGTGTCCGCCAAGGACCTGGGCACGGGCAAGGAGCAGAAGATGACGATCACCGGCGGCTCCGCGCTGCCGAAGGAAGACATCGAGCGGATGATGCGCGACGCCGAGTCGCACGCCGACGACGACAAGAAGCGGCGTGAGGACGCGGAGTCCCGCAACCTGGCCGAGCAGCTCCAGTGGCAGACCGAGAAGTTCCTGGCGGAGAGCGGCGACAAGCTCCCCGAGGACAGCAAGAACAAGATCGGCGAGGCGCTCGGTGAGCTCCGCGGCGCGCTCGGCGGCACCGACATCGAGAAGATCAAGTCGGCGCACG